The sequence GGACGTTGTGAAGTTTAGAACGTTGTTTTTGAGCCATTCTTCGTTCACTCGAACATTGAGAGACGGTGCCgaatcctgttgaaacgtccatggtctgccaccgaaatttttatctgctcacggcttcaaagcaacctccagaatactttcccgataatatttcgcatttatttggacgccaggctcgatgtaAACGATtgcagagcgcccatctgcggttacagcggcccaaaaaattacctgtggcgggtgctgcctcctggtggtcaatcgttgactcaaattctccgacgaacggtcggtcaaataaaccctatcgtgtTTGGAGTTTTCGAattgttcaatttgaaaaattttctcgtcagaaaacacaatgttcagaaattgaccgctttcggccaagcagaacaactccttcgctctctcaagtctgacttgtaaCTGCTTTGGGTGAGATCAAGTGCCTTTTAGATCTTGTAAGACTTGacttttatatcatttttcagtatgcggcgaatgctacagtcagatattttcagttctttcgccatttgattggcacttcatcggctatttcgctcaagtcccttcttcactttttgaaccatttcacttgaagttgcagtcttttgatgaccacctccatgacgtttcgcgatgctacaaGTATCAGTGTAACGactaatggtgcgataaacaaaaactttatttactttaaggtgctcgagctcacgaacactTGTTGGTTGTGACTTTCcagtcaaatataatgcaatcaaactatttcgtttgaaatccattatcgGTTTTCTTTTTCCGCGTTTACTCtgggcaaaatgcttccgcgcgcttgtaaaccaCTGGACTTCATATGTTTACTAACAAATAGTTTTACGTAGAATTCTTCGAATAGCAGTGGGATTACAAGACTTTCCAAGTATTAGTTGAACTTCTTTTGACACAGCGTTATATGTATCTATGATATTATGTACTGAACAGTGGGGTGCTTCAGTTCACATTTTCAGCTACCTTTTTCTGCGCGTGTGTCTTCAGATGGGCCATCCCAGTATATTCAAGTTTATAATCacgtttaaaatttgaaaatcaccCTAAGAAATGATTTATAATAGCATCCAAAAGAATTTGCATAGTTTGTAAGTTACAATATTGACGCCAATAACAGTAAAAGTTCGCACACGAAACAAGCCGTGAGGTCGTTTTACGctgtattttgttttcattgtatATCTGCTTCTAAAATTAAGGTcgctttgaatttatttattggtgTCTATCATTCacgtatatgtgcatacatatcttCGCATGCAcatttaagttttttgaaaattatacttaaataaaaaatatcgcatatcctcttttaaataaatgatcACACGAAATAGCTGTGAGCCATTGTTTATTTGCACGTGCATACATTTGCACACAagggtttgtttattttctgcacTGACGTCACTCAATTGTCAAAATCGCCAAAACAGAGTAGCCACTCTCGGATGGCGCGACCCTTTTATTCTCCACATCGTGTTTAtcatttaaatacatatgtacaggcaCGTCATGACCACAGTTACCCTCATTTTTGAACTTGAATGTGCGCATTCTTTTTTCAGTATTGCTGCGATGAtttaagcaacattttttcaaataatttataaagggtgatcaatttagaggtatcagattttaaatcgaaataaaacaacgcaaaTTCAATTTGATTCAGcaatcttaattattttttagtataatccCTTTCAAGAGTTGGCCGCAActgccgtaattcggccatccggaAACACCAATTTAAAATGACTCACTGGGGGATTTCAGCCGGTATTTcgggaataactttagtaatgttggcttccaatgcagCAATCGGAGCTGTCCAAAGGTGTAATATCACACGTTCTTGGTtaccaatccactggtccgaaacGGGACGataaacgacgacgcagtaaatccattgtttcacgggatgTATGACAAGTATCGCCTTCttgttgaaataaaatgttttggagatcacgggcttcaatttccggcatcaaaaagtcgtttatcgtgGCGCGATAGCGTTAGCTATTCGTTGTTGCATTGACGCCTCgtatttgaagaaatataggcCGATGATTCCGTcagcccataagccgcaccaaaccgttgttttcaatggatgccCTGGCTGGTCTTAACGTAGTCATTAAGCAAAAAataggcctcatcgctgaataccataagttggcctgggcgcgcgatgaacacttttcacagagcgtcgattttcgtaatttccatgatgaaatgtcaatgaatattgaaaaaaattatgtgtttagtttgacagtagtcacgcgtgatctgtcaaaaacaccctattggaaaaagtaccacaAATCTGATCACCTTTTACATTCAATCAATACTTTACAATCAGTACAATACTTGAAACTGTAAATAGTGAGctacatttgtgtgtatgtatgtgatacCTCATAAGCGAGAGAATCCAATTGAAAGCCaagtatttaagtattttgcctCGATTTTATAGCGCTGaactatttttgaatttcgaagtgAACGTCCGGTTAAACGAACTAACATAAATTGGAAAGAGGAATGCAGCACTTTTACGCTAGCGTACAAAGATATTTATCATTTGTCAATGTAAGATCAGGTGAGTTAGGATAGGCACATGTGTGAAGCGTTCGTGGACGTCATTAGAGCTCTCTCGACTAGTTGGTACATCATCAAGCGTTATATTCACTCACTGTGTGAGTTTGTGTATCGTCATGAATGTACACTTCTGACGATATGAGCAGGCTACGTTTTGCCACAGGTTTTCCCCATGCGTAGCTCCGATTCCTGTAAATGGCAATGAACTAAAATAATTTAGCAGTGATCGTtctatcgtttttcattttctttattctTGTCCCAGGTGCCACCCACTAGCGACCGACCTGATTGTATTATCTAAACAAATAATTGTAGTGTGCATTAACGAAAAGAAAAGGACAGCATCAGCAAAGGAAGGAACGTCAAAGATATTGTCGGAATTTTGGTTGCCCATGTCCATATCTCCTTGGTATATTTAGTGCGAAATTTTAATCTTCACAGTAGATATGAATTCTTTGGCTGCAGTTTAATTATCGATTGAATTGCTTGCCGTTTCTAACGCACAAATTTCCACATGCATTTGTATAATCCGGGAAATTTTCTCGGTTGCAATACAACTCCCCATCGAGCCAAATAGTCTCTACACGTGTTTGGGTATTAAGCGCCAaccaccacgatactccccaTGCGGCCATCGTTACAAACTCCGAGGTCTCccgggataccaaattcagacatctcAGCTTGCAGGCAATTTCTTTTCGTGCTGTggaatgcagctttaaaatcgacaaaaaatGGTGTATGTCGAAGGAGAAAACGAATACCCGAATGTACTCCTACGCCACTCGACCATTCGGACTGTTgtcttgtcttttttttttgtacgcgGCCCTGGGAGGTGGAATCTTCTAAAGATACGTATGAGCCGTAGTAAGACCAGTTGGGTCTTATGGTTTGCTAGTTTTAGCCCGGAGTAGCCATTGCTTAATTTTATGGTGTCCTCTACCCTTCGTGATACCTCTTCTAGCGATATGTCTACGACTACCACAGCTAGGTCATCTGCATACCCAACAATGCTTGCTTGTTCGTGTTGTTCAACATGTAGCACTCCATCATACATGATATTTCACAGAGCCGGGCCTGGAGCAGAGCCTTGAGATACTCCTCCAGTTACTCTTTATAGCTTTTGGGGCCTACGTCTCTATTATACCATAGGGTTCTGTTATCAAAGTATGAAGCAATTAGCTTTATCAGATATCTTGAGGTCTTGCCATCTACTCAACACAGTCACATCCAGAACCTCTCAAATACCCCCCTTTCCACATACGTCGCGCCGCAGCGGCATACtaagcctccttctcaacctgaaggcagCAGCACGAGGAGACGcgcccaacaacacctgcaaagCATCTGTGCTCACGGTTCGGCATTGAGGCATGCAGGTAGGCAACATGATGCGCTGACACGACATCATCTGCTGGCGTCCAACGGCCACTAATGCCAATTCGTACTACACATGAGGAGAGTTGGGCTACTTTGCCGAGAGAGGACTTAGCTTATAAATTCGTTTTCATTCTAAAATAGAATTTATTGCAAAGTTCGTTCGCCGTAGCATTTAAAGTAATCACTAAATCATCATTTTGTAGCAACAGAAATGATGCAGAcggtggagcaacttttttattcattgtactttgggtcacgtgatttttgtACACtgattttaataaagaaaaattaaaatacattttcttataaagtttaagtactactaacattttttatatttatttctattgttatcccttttTAGCGCtgttggacgtatgtaaccccttaatgctGTAGTTTCCgtagttttcaaataaaaccaaGAATCAACACTTCGAGATTTTAATTGTTAACAGTAACGTAGGTAGATACCATTAATTAGCGCTTATAGGATTGTTGTCCCAGCAATtccttttgtataatttttatgtttttttataagaagcaaTGAATTCTAAATAGGATTTACAAAATGTTTAGAGTGGATGAGTCTACACTACCGGAACATCACGGATTTAGATTCGTATTCGGCCAAGTGCTTATGGCGAATAGTGAGTGCTGTTGCAACCCTCCACAACAAGCAGCATCAAAAAAACCTCCACTCTTCAAAAGCGTAAATATTGTAATAGACACAACAACTCGATATATGGACATTAtcaaatgaaaaacattttataattggctttaaataatttttatttcatacacaGAAAACTTAAAACTGTTCAAACGCCAATTAATCTTCCATTCAGATTCAAAGTAGAGTTCATTCCctttttttaggttttgctTTATGCaaagtaaaatcaaaaacatgAATTCGTTGGcgttttttacaacaaatattattattattaagaagTAACAAACAACATACAATTAATAATGGTAGTTGTTTGCTCATTTTCTGGCTATTGTttttaaccaattaaaaaatagtatattgtatttttggatatatatgtatatatgtatgtatgcactatgtatactttgatttgaaacatatttttcaagttCTACATTCACTGCCTGTTTACTTTTAAATCgctttcaatttgaattttttatttttttttacatatattacttTCACATCACTTTGACATTTTTTAGTGTTAGTTactctaaaaaaattctgtgcacatacatgtacatatgtgcagaTGAGTGCATAGCATATGTGTCCAATTGGGATGTTGCATATTTTTGAAGGCTATCTGAAAAATGGTTTCAGGAAAAAATTACAACGGAAagttaaaacattaaattatcaCGACGCCTTCGACGTTCGAACTTATCACTTCCAACTGAATACGTGTATATACCTAACtgtattaaattatatataaatgtgtgtattacattttgttgaataaaaaaccACAAAGCCAACTTTGAACAATTGCCGTTTACTGCTCTTCTTAAAAGTAATATTGATTTTCTTTCGCTTTTGTTGCATACACTTTTTAAGGATTATTCACCTTCCCGCCGCTAGTTTTTCTTTCTACTTTCCTTATCAtatgtattcgaatagtaaaaggaaaacactacagtaaaAGTgttacatttaaaatattatattattatttactgcGTTTACCACTACCATTTAAACATCTCGTGGTTTTTTGTACTCTACGTGCTTTTTTTGTCTCGTGCGACGTAATGCCCTGCAAGCTAACGACATGCTCCACAGCCGTCTCCTCGGCAATCTGTTTGCCGCCACAACCACCACAGCCTTCTGCAGTCCCAGCCAGTAATGTAGACGGGCCACACTTATTTTCAGGACCTAAACCTGCTCCAACTGCATTACAAGCTCCGCTTAACCCGTGTTGCAAACTGCTGCCGCTGCCGTTACTCTTAGTGGCTGAAAGCATGGCCGGACTAACAATCACGCTCCTATGCGAACGGCCACCCACCTGCGCCAACTTCGTGCTGATTGCATTTTCATTGCCGGCGAAAATCACTGGTGCAGTCATCCCTGTCGGCTCATAGTTTGCAACGTCTCCAATAGGTTTAGTTACTGAAGTCAATGCATTGCTTTGTTGCTTCTCTTGTTGCAGGTTGTACAAAGTGTGGCTGTTGCTCGCAGTCGTGCGTATTATGTTGCTACAACGCACATAATTCAAGCGATTTGTCATTTCGCTTGGCAACAACTGGTCAACTGCATCAATGCTGCTATCATCAGCGTCAATGGCGCTACCAAATTCCACCAGAACGTCGCTGCTTGCCGTTGGATTTGGAAGTGCTCCCGCCTGATTGTCACTACCCTTGCGCTGACAGTTGCAACagttattgttgctattattatGACTTCCAGTggcataaatattaaatacactGTTGCTACCGCCCTCATTGCATGTATTTCCAATGGTGTTTGACAATGTACTGGCACTGAAATGCTGACGCTTGAGCTGATTTTTAGTCACTGTACTGCTGACAGCCAATAATTTGGTGGTAGTTTCTTTATCAGGAAAAGCGAAAACTGACGGTTGAggcgatggtgttgatacttcTATCGATGTTCCATTGGGATCATGCATGGTGATATCGTTTTCGATATCTGTGTCGTCGCTCAAGTTGAGTATTATGTCCTCTGGCTTAACACCTTGATTGATCAATGCTTGGAAATCCTCAGGAGGCGGCAACAAAGGCGCAAGCCTCTGGCCGCATGATGTACAAATTGGAATGGCTGGGCTCTTGGAACGCCAATATTGCAATTCAGTTTTACACTTATTTAAttcctgaaattgaaaaatataaattagctTGGTATACACATCaatgcatattaaaaaatttaaaatggttTTTAGCACTCACACGCGCgcgaattaaaaatataagttttaAGTTTTCGTGGTTAGTTTCCTAGACTCGCAATATTTTCCTGAGTGAATCGGTCGTGAGCTAATTACGACTGTGTTCTTTTAATGATATCAAATACTAAAAGTGCTCGtgagctttttatttttattttagaccAAAAATTAAGACGCgagtcgaaaaaattatttattgtaattatttactgagtaggtaggtaggtaggtaggtatagtggttgtcaattgacacacctaggcctgctgtaggcccattgtgataccaccagggctgtcccatctcctcactctacattgtcctcattgaaccaacctgtggctttaatatatctaacaaggcttgttatttttaaattggctacttctgccaagttattcagggaactttttcctaaattattgaaccttcttctattcagagccatgcacccgcatagaaagtgttctatagtctcttctccTTCAATgacgttacagcttctgcaatagttgttatagggtgctcccaatctactggcatgcctgccaatcaaGCAATGCCCTTTTAGGACCCCAAGCAGATTTCTCATGCTcttcctgtttagtttcaacagttGGTTTGTGCggccaatttttcattttggccacgtcattctacttgttgcacaggtcagggacagagtccatagcctgttggcagctCTAATAGTGTTTGTCTAAAAGCTTCTTACAAGTCgctaaaggtataggtatgttcgctttgtctggttggatctgtaatgtggtacccaatctcgctagttcaactgctttgcagttgcctacTATGTCTCtgtgacccggcacccagagcacCTTTATTACAAATTAATGTGACCGTTTTGTCAAAGCGTTCATACATTCTTTTAATGTCTTCGAGTTAGTATTAGGCGATTgtaaagctttcagggccgattgactatctgaatatatatttatctcTCTTGTGGCCTTCCCTGATAACcagaatttcagcttgaaatacactaattttgcaaaatttgcaaaagCAGATTAAAGTTACCCTCCTGTTCACGATGAACTTTTATTGTATGCCcgctatattttttgttttttgtacctGCAACAAAGTGGAGAACTTGCGTGCCATCTCTTCATTTTTCTTATCATTCTCGTCCATCCGATTGGCATACTCCAACGTCTGTTTCTGCTGTTCcgccaataatttttgttgttcggCAATTTGCTTACCCTGCTCCGACGATTTTCGCTTACAGGTACGCAGCTCATTACGTAATACCGACAACtgattgttataaattttcatacccTGCTTGATTTTGCGTATACCTTTACGCAATACCATATTGCTTTGAGGTGGTGACGTCGAGGAGCTATCAACATCAACGGATGCAACCAAagcagctaaaaaacaatatttttatttactaatacaAATATGAATTTAACATTAATTCGATTAGAAAACAGAAATAGTGAAAtctatctatttgtatttttaattgtcccgaatttatatgtatttcaaatttctttattCTCTAAATTTGCATTTCTTACACACTTACGTCTTTTTGTGGTGGTGGGTAATTTGTAAAAATCCTTATAGCAAGCAATATCAGGCAAAGTTTGCTCAATGCGATCCCTGAAGTATTCCATGGCCATTGTGGAGAGATCAAATAGCTCATCGGTAACCCGATAAGGACGCTCAAGGCGCGGCGTATttcttatataaattaaaatattatatacttcatctaaaatctgcaaaaaaatattaaaataattaaaatttctatattataaacaaaaaatcaggTGACTTACGGCTCCAGGAAAGAAACTACAGTGGCCACGCTCGATATGTTTACCAAAAGTCATTTGCAGCAGCGACAGGCGCATGTAACACGTTTCAATGATATCGCATTCGCAAGCCAATGGATGGTTGCGACGCGCAGATTCACGACGCGGCATGTTGGCTTTAATGGCGTGAAAACGGTTATATGTTTGCGTAATAAGACGTGAAAAGGTTGAGTTCAAAATATCCATGCAAACATCGTTCATTTTGCGAGAAACCtgtaagcaaaattatttttcaattacaaattttctataaattatttataaacgtTTTCAATTTAAACTTATGAAATTAGTTAAATAGCACATTTCCTATAAATATTGGAGGAATTCTGCTGGCAGTCCTTGATCTGATATAAAACAGGAAGACTGGTAGTAAGTAgcgtttcttaaaaaaaaagtaaaattctcCTTTATATGTTATAAGTACGTATCCGGTAGTAATCTAGTCCCTCAAATAAGAGCAAAACACTCCTTTTTTCTTGTGACAAGactcattttatttatagaCGTCGCTATCTAAGTTCATTTCGGTTATAAAGCAAAGCTTTTCATAAGCAATATCTACCGATCAGAGACGATAAAAACTGTAGACTCCTCTATTTGTAGACACACACCTCAAGTATTATATAATAACATAGACATGGCAGACAAGAATgttagaaacaagattgcgcccatcagagaatGCGTGGCGCGACATTGGTGCATTTGCATGAGGGAGATGTGAAAATACGAACCAGAATGCAAGAAGAAATTGCACAAAAAACAcacgaataaattgcacaagtgcggcgtcacacacacacaacgattctgtcaa is a genomic window of Anastrepha ludens isolate Willacy chromosome 6, idAnaLude1.1, whole genome shotgun sequence containing:
- the LOC128868766 gene encoding uncharacterized protein LOC128868766, with the protein product MVSTRQMATSSGNGPLNHNSTAVDSARFPAIAAHTQRGIVGAPTISSIIATNLAAFATRQCAHHQNHHQLVKLSDTTTDANENTEDPVQLLDLPNEILAKIFAYVGYRKVGQLRVVSRKMNDVCMDILNSTFSRLITQTYNRFHAIKANMPRRESARRNHPLACECDIIETCYMRLSLLQMTFGKHIERGHCSFFPGAILDEVYNILIYIRNTPRLERPYRVTDELFDLSTMAMEYFRDRIEQTLPDIACYKDFYKLPTTTKRPALVASVDVDSSSTSPPQSNMVLRKGIRKIKQGMKIYNNQLSVLRNELRTCKRKSSEQGKQIAEQQKLLAEQQKQTLEYANRMDENDKKNEEMARKFSTLLQELNKCKTELQYWRSKSPAIPICTSCGQRLAPLLPPPEDFQALINQGVKPEDIILNLSDDTDIENDITMHDPNGTSIEVSTPSPQPSVFAFPDKETTTKLLAVSSTVTKNQLKRQHFSASTLSNTIGNTCNEGGSNSVFNIYATGSHNNSNNNCCNCQRKGSDNQAGALPNPTASSDVLVEFGSAIDADDSSIDAVDQLLPSEMTNRLNYVRCSNIIRTTASNSHTLYNLQQEKQQSNALTSVTKPIGDVANYEPTGMTAPVIFAGNENAISTKLAQVGGRSHRSVIVSPAMLSATKSNGSGSSLQHGLSGACNAVGAGLGPENKCGPSTLLAGTAEGCGGCGGKQIAEETAVEHVVSLQGITSHETKKARRVQKTTRCLNGSGKRSK